A single genomic interval of Homo sapiens chromosome 15, GRCh38.p14 Primary Assembly harbors:
- the ZNF770 gene encoding zinc finger protein 770 isoform X1, whose amino-acid sequence MMAENNLKMLKIQQCVVANKLPRNRPYVCNICFKHFETPSKLARHYLIHTGQKPFECDVCHKTFRQLVHLERHQLTHSLPFKCSICQRHFKNLKTFVKHQQLHNETYQNNVKQVRRLLEAKQEKSMYGVYNTFTTEERWALHPCSKSDPMYSMKRRKNIHACTICGKMFPSQSKLDRHVLIHTGQRPFKCVLCTKSFRQSTHLKIHQLTHSEERPFQCCFCQKGFKIQSKLLKHKQIHTRNKAFRALLLKKRRTESRPLPNKLNANQGGFENGEIGESEENNPLDVHSIYIVPFQCPKCEKCFESEQILNEHSCFAARSGKIPSRFKRSYNYKTIVKKILAKLKRARSKKLDNFQSEKKVFKKSFLRNCDLISGEQSSEQTQRTFVGSLGKHGTYKTIGNRKKKTLTLPFSWQNMGKNLKGILTTENILSIDNSVNKKDLSICGSSGEEFFNNCEVLQCGFSVPRENIRTRHKICPCDKCEKVFPSISKLKRHYLIHTGQRPFGCNICGKSFRQSAHLKRHEQTHNEKSPYASLCQVEFGNFNNLSNHSGNNVNYNASQQCQAPGVQKYEVSESDQMSGVKAESQDFIPGSTGQPCLPNVLLESEQSNPFCSYSEHQEKNDVFLYRCSVCAKSFRSPSKLERHYLIHAGQKPFECSVCGKTFRQAPHWKRHQLTHFKERPQGKVVALDSVM is encoded by the coding sequence ATGATGgctgaaaacaatttaaaaatgctaaagaTTCAACAGTGTGTGGTAGCCAACAAACTACCTAGAAACAGGCCATATGTttgcaatatttgttttaagCACTTTGAAACACCatcaaaattagctaggcactaTCTCATTCATACTGGTCAAAAGCCATTTGAATGTGATGTGTGTCATAAAACCTTTAGACAACTAGTTCATCTGGAGAGGCATCAACTAACTCATAGTCTGCCTTTTAAATGTAGTATTTGTCAGCGTCACTTTAAAAATCTGAAGACATTTGTGAAGCACCAACAACTTCACAATGAAACCTATCAGAATAATGTTAAACAGGTCAGAAGATTGCTGGAGGCCAAGCAAGAAAAGTCAATGTATGGAGTGTATAATACTTTTACCACAGAGGAAAGATGGGCATTACACCCGTGCTCTAAGTCTGATCCCATGTATagcatgaaaagaagaaagaatattcaTGCATGTACAATCTGTGGCAAGATGTTTCCATCACAGTCAAAACTTGATAGGCATGTACTTATTCATACTGGTCAGAGGCCTTTTAAATGTGTCTTGTGTACTAAATCTTTTCGACAGTCAACTCACTTAAAAATCCACCAACTTACACATTCAGAAGAAAGACCTTTTCAATGTTGTTTTTGTCAAAAAGGATTTAAGATTCAAAGCAAACTTCTGAAGCATAAACAAATCCATACTAGGAATAAGGCTTTTCGGGCTCTTTTATTAAAGAAGAGGCGTACAGAATCTCGCCCCCTGCCTAATAAGTTAAATGCAAATCAGGGTGGTTTTGAAAATGGTGAGATTGGTGAATCTGAGGAGAATAATCCACTTGATGTCCACTCAATTTATATTGTCCCTTTTCAATGTCCAAAGTGTGAAAAGTGTTTTGAATCAGAGCAGATTCTCAATGAACACAGCTGTTTTGCTGCTAGAAGTGGCAAAATTCCAAGCAGGTTCAAAAGAAGCTACAACTATAAAACCATTGTTAAAAAAATCTTGGCCAAGCTTAAGCGTGCTAGGAGTAAAAAATTAGATAACTTTCAATCtgagaaaaaagtatttaaaaagagTTTCTTGAGAAATTGTGATCTTATTTCTGGTGAGCAGAGCTCTGAACAAACCCAGAGAACATTTGTGGGTTCTCTTGGCAAACATGGAACATATAAAACAATTGgcaatagaaagaagaaaacattgacTTTGCCATTTTCTTGGCAAAATATGGGAAAAAATTTGAAAGGCATCCTTACGACAGAAAACATATTAAGCATTGATAATTCAGTGAATAAGAAAGACTTGTCAATCTGTGGTTCATCAGGTGAGGAATTCTTTAATAACTGTGAGGTACTTCAGTGTGGTTTTTCAGTTCCAAGGGAAAACATACGTACTAGACATAAGATATGTCCTTGTGACAAATGTGAGAAGGTATTTCCTTCTATATCCAAACTAAAAAGACACTATTTAATTCATACTGGACAGAGGCCCTTTGGCTGTAATATTTGTGGGAAATCTTTTAGACAGTCAGCTCACttaaaaagacatgaacagactcATAATGAAAAGAGTCCTTATGCATCTCTTTGCCAAGTAGAATTTGGAAACTTCAACAATCTTTCTAATCATTCAGGTAATAATGTTAACTATAATGCTTCCCAACAATGTCAGGCTCCTGGTGTTCAAAAATACGAGGTCTCAGAGTCAGATCAAATGTCAGGAGTTAAGGCAGAGTCACAGGATTTTATTCCTGGTAGCACCGGGCAACCCTGTCTTCCTAATGTACTTTTGGAATCAGAGCAAAGCAATCCTTTTTGCAGTTATTCAGAGCATCAGGAGAAAAATGATGTCTTCCTGTACCGATGCAGTGTTTGTGCTAAAAGTTTCCGATCTCCATCTAAACTGGAAAGACACTACCTAATTCATGCAGGGCAGAAACCATTTGAATGCTCAGTTTGTGGCAAAACATTCAGACAGGCTCCTCACTGGAAGAGACATCAGCTTACTCACTTTAAAGAACGACCACAAGGGAAAGTGGTTGCCTTAGATTCGGTTATGTAA